The DNA region AACCGCGCCGCCCACCGCTGAGTCACCCGACGCGGCTCTCGCGCACGCGACGGCACGAGGGCGGCAGCGTCGGCACGCCACGAACACACACGACGCATACGAAGAGCGGCGCTCACTTCGGCAAGGTCGTCATCACCCACTCACACCACCGCGTCCGCGGTCGGCCGCAGCCCCGGTCGCGCCGCAGGGACCAAGCCCGGGAACCCCGGTCACCGAAACCGGGGTTCCGTTCCGGACAAGGAGTCTCACCATGAAGATCGGCATTCTCGGCACCGGGAACATCGGCAAGACGTTGACCAGGCGGTTGAGCGCGGCCGGGCACGAGGTGAAGGCGGCCAATTCGCGTGGCCCGGAGACGATCGAGGCGGACGTGCTGGCCTCGGGCGGACGAGCGGTGACAGCGGCGGAAGCGGTAGTGGACGTCGACGCCGTGATCCTCTCCATTCCCTTCGCCCGCATTTCGCAGGTCGCACCACTGATCGCCAAGGTGCCGGCTGACACGGTTGTCATCGACACGTCGAACTACTTCCCGCATCGGGGCAACGGAATCGCGGCGATCGAGGCCGGCCAGGCCGAGAGCGTGTGGGCTGCCAAGGCCCTGGGCCGGCCCGTCGTCAAGGCGTGGAACTCGATCGGAGCCGAGTCGTTCGTGCACAGGAACAAGGCGGCGGGAAGTGCGGACCGCATCTCGCTCCCCGTCGCGGCCGACAGTCCGCGAGAGCGTGACCTGGCAATGGCACTCGTTGAGGACACCGGGTTCGACGCCTTTGATGCGGGGCCGCTCGCGGAATCGTGGCGGCAGCAGCCCGGCACACCCGCCTACTGCACGGATCTCACCCGTCAGGAGCTGCCGGACGCACTGGCGGCGGCCGACGCGGCGCGATCACCGAAGCGTCGCGACCTCGGGCTCGCCGTGATCCAGGAACGCTTCGGGGCCGGCGTGCAACCAGACGCGGAATACCTTGTCCGCCTGAACCGCGCAATCTCGATGTGAGGAGGGACGGGGGCTGACGCGGTGACCCGTCAGAGGCCCGGGAATCTCGCCCCAGCTCGCCGACGCCATGCCCGGCCCGCACGACCCGCGCTCCGCCTGCGGCATCGAAGTGGCCCAGGAAGGCTGGATTTTGCGCGACGTACTCACTCAACACCATGAGCCTGAAGGTGGGGAACGTCCGGTGGTTTCGGGGCGTATCGGCGGCGATGGCTGGTTGGCTGAGGGTTATCCGTTGACCGCTATCACGGTCTTGCGGCCCGCGCAGGCGTACCAGCCGCGGGTGTCGGCCGTGAGGGAGGTGACGGGAGCGGGGGCTGTGCGGGTGTGTGTTTCGGTCAGGTCCTTCGCGGTCGTCCGCAGTGCCGCGCAGGCGCGGCCCGCTGCCGCGTACACCGTGGTGCCGTCCGGTGCGACGGCGGGCGGGCACTGGGCGGGGCCGGTGTCCTCGAACTGTTTTGCCCGGCCGTGGGATTGGCCGGTGCGCGGATCGAGAGCGGTGAGCGTATGGCCGTCTTTCCAGTGCAGCAGCAGTCCGTCGGCGACGACGGGGACGTGGACGCCGCCGGGGAGCCGGGTCCAGCAGGCGTCGAGGCCGACCGCGGGCGTGCTCCAGGTCAGGCGTGCGTCGTCGAGGCCGAAGCCGTGCAGGGTGGAGCCGGTCAGGAGGAGGCCGGCGGTGCCGGTGCGGGCGAGAGCCGTGGCACCGCGGGCGATCTCGGTTTTGAGAGCGCGGGCGGCCGTCCGGTCTCCGCTGCGGGCGTCGATGACATGCAGCGTGCCCTTCTCGGTGAGCAGAGCGAACCGGTCCGGGGGGAGTGCGCCCACAGCCGTCACTGTGTCGCCCTTGCTCAACTCCCGGTAGGTCCACAGCTCTTGGCCTTCCCTGGCGTCCACGCAGGTCGGATGGGCGACCTCGTCGGTGAGCAGGAGTGCGTCGCCGACGACGGCGGGTCGGCGCCACTCGGTGAGCTGTTCGCGGCGCCACAGTTCGGTGCCGGAGGTGAGCGAGACGGCTCGCAGCACGTCCATCTCGCGGATGACCATGACGGTGCCGGCGAGTGCGTACCACTGCTGGGTGGACTCCGGCATCGCCGCCTTGGAAAGGGTCTTGCCGGTGCTGGTGGCGGTGGGGGCGAGGCCGATGCCGCCCGCGAGGAGCAGCCCGTCGTCGGTGACGCCCCAGTCGTCCGGGACGTCGCCATGAGTCTCGGCCGTCCAGCGCAGGCCGCCCGTCGAGGCGGTACGCAACTGGGTCGATCCGGCGCTGGTGATTGTGCCTTCGAGCCCGTGCAGGACGAGCCCGGCCGGGGTGGAGAGCAGGGCGTCCACGCGGCCTGCTCCGGCGCTCAGCCGCCAGCGGATCGCGCCGCGGGCGGCTGTTCCCCCGGTCACCTTCCAGGCGTCCGGATCGTCGTCCTGGTCGTCGGCGCCGCCGCCCTGCGCCACCGCATAGCCGAACAGGCCGACGAGGGCGGCGCTGCCGGCCGCGAGAGCGGCGCGGCGGGACAACTCGCCCCGCCGGGAGGGGGCCGGGCCCGGCAGCAGGACGGTGGGGGCGGGCATCGGCTCCGGTCTGGGGTGCGGCGTCACCTCCGCGTCGGCCACCAGGGAACGCAGCGGTTCCTCACGCCACCAGGCCGATGGGGCGGGCGTGACAAGGCGGTGGATTATCGCGGAGGCATCGGGGCGGTTGTCGGGCGACTTGTCGAGGCAGGCGTCGATCAGGTCCTTCAGGCCCAGTTCCACGGGTACGTCGTCGAGTTCGGGCTCTTCGTGGACGATCTGGTAGAGCAGCGCGGGCACGGAGGCCGCGCCGAACGCGTTCCGGCCCGTCGCCGCGAACGTGAGCACCGCGCCCAGCGCGAAGATGTCCGTCGCCGCGGTGACCGTCGGGCCGTCGAGAATCTGCTCCGGGGACATGTACCCGGGGGTGCCGATCATCCCGCCGGTCTCCGTCAGGGCCCGGTCGTCCTGGGCGCGGGCGATGCCGAAGTCGATGACACGGGGGCCGTCCCGGGTGACCAGGATGTTCGACGGCTTCAGATCACGGTGGACGAGGCCGGCCGCGTGGATGTCGCGCAACGCCTCGGCGAGGGCGGCGGCGAGGGCGCACACGGCCGGTGCGGACAGGGGGCCGGTCTTCGCGACGGCGCGGCTCAGAGTCACTCCGGGCAGAAATGTGGTGGCCAGCCAGGGGAGCAGGGCGTCGGGGTCGGCGTCCAGGACGGGGGCCGTGTATGCGCCGGTGACCCTGCGGGCGGCGGTCGCCTCGCGGCGGAACCGCTCCCTGTAATGCGGGTCCGCGGCCAGGTGCTCGTGGATGGTCTTGACGGCGGTGAGACGGCCACCCGGCGAGCGGGCGAGGTAGACCTGGCCCATGCCGCCGGCGCCGAGCCGGGCGATCAGGTGGTGCCGGCCCAGCTGCCTGGGGTCCTCGGGGTGAAGGGCGGTGGTCATGCGCGGGGCCTCCTGTGAGCCTTTCCTTCGCCGTCGGGGGTGATCGTCGGTGGGCGGGTTCTCCTCCCGTTGTGCCTGCTCGTGCCGGTCGGCTGGCTCACGGGCCGCGGAACGTCTGCAGCGTCGTGCTGGTGCACACATGGATCAGGCCGTCGCCCGCCGCCGCGTACGACATCGTGGTCAGGCCGTCCACCGGGACGGCCCAGCGCAGCCTGCCGGTGGCGGCCGCCAGGACGTGGATGCCCCACGTGGACACGCCCGCGGACGTAGCGGAGACGCCCGGTCGGGGGCCGGTCGCGTAGATCGCTGTGGCGTCCGCCAGTGGGTGGCCGTCGGGGGTGGTGAGCGCGCGGACGTCGTCGCGCCACCAACGCCGGTCGCCGTCGGCCGCGTCCAGTGCGCTCAGGCCGTCGGCCGTGGAGGCCACGACGAGTTCGTCGCCGGCCGGAGATACCACCCTCGCTTCTTCCAGGGGCCGGGTCCAACTCGCCTTCCCGGTGGCCAGGTTCACCCGGCGTACCGATGTCCGCGTCGTGTAGTAGCGGGTTCCTCGGGCTCCCGGATGCACCTCGGGCGTGGCCGAGCCGTCGGGGATGCTGGACTCCTCCTCACCTGTGCGCTCATGGAGTACGTACAGGGGACCGAATGTCGCGGCGGCCGAGGCCAGGGCGAACCGGCCGCCCGCCGCGTTCAGTGCTGTCACCTGTGCCGCTGTACCGCTCCTGAACCACAGCGGGGCGCCCGTCGGCAGGTCGAAGCCGTACGCCCGCCAGCGCTGTCCCTGGTTCGTGCGCCGGGCCCACGACGTGTCGTACTCGGCGAACGTGACCAGACATGCCGTGCGCCGCGTGACGGCTAGCAGCGTCGAGGGGCCGTCGGGCGAATAGAAACCGTAGGGCCGGTACGGGTTCGACTCCAGGGCGCCCGTACGCCACCGCTCCGTGCCGTTGGCCGCGTCGAGCGCCACGACCTCGGGGGAGGAACTGCCCGACCGGCTGTAGGTGACGTACACCGTCTTGCCGGAAGGCAGGACATCGGCCGCGCCCTCGAACTCCCAGGCCACGGCACCGGTGTTCGGGTCGAGTCGGCGGGCCGTGCCGTCGAGGCGTACGTAGAGGGCGTCGGCCGTACGGGTCAGCGCGCCGCCGTATTCGAGGTCGCCCACCTCGCGGGTCCACAGCGGGGTGCCGGTGCGCCAGGAGGAGGTGACCGGCTGCCGCCGCGTGCCCGGCTCGTCCCCCAGGAGGGCGACCGCCGCCGTCACCCCTGCCGCAGCCGTGACGGCGGCCCCCGCCCACGCGAACACGCGTCTGCGCGACGGACCCGCGGGGGCCGGCGGCGGGCCGACGCGGGTGGCGCCTTCCCCGTCGGCGTCGGCCGACACGGCGATCCGGCGCGCGACCGCCTCCTCGTGACCGTCGATCAGGGCGGTCACCTCCGGCCGTTCCCACCACGGCCGTTCGCCCGCGCGGGCGGCGCACCAGTCCAGGGCCTCCGCCGCGGTGGGGCGCCCGTCCGGCCGCTTCGACAGACAGCGGGTCAGGAAGGCGCCCCACTCCCCATCCGGCACACCGGCGAGGTCCGGCTCCTCGTGCAACGTCCGGTACACGATCTGCGGGGTCGTACCCCCGCCGTGCGGTCTGCGGCCCGTCGCCGCCAGTGCGAGCAGCGCCCCGAGCGCGAACACGTCGCAGGCGGCCGCGGGTTCGGTGGCGTACGTCATCTGCTCGGGTGCCATGAAGCCGGTGGAGCCCAGCATCTCGCCGCTCCCCGTCAGAGCCTCGTCCGACGGTGCCGAGGCGGGTCCGTCACCGAGTGCCTTCGCGATGCCGAAGTCGATGACGCGCGGGCCCTGGCCGGTGACCAGGACGTTCGCCGGCTTCAGGTCGCGGTGCGCCAGGCCCGCCGCGTGGATCGCGGTGAGCGCCTCGGCGAGGGCGGCACCGAGCGAGGCGAGGTCGTCGGATGCCAGTGGCCCGCACCCGGCCACGGCCTCCGACAGGGTGGGGCCCGCGCAGTACTCGACGGCCAGCCATGGCAGCGGGGCCTGCGGCGCCGCGTCGAGCACGGCCGCGGTGAACGGGCCGGTCACGGCACGCGCCGCCTGCACCTCACGCCGCAACCGCTCCCGGAACAGCGGCTCGGCGGCGAGGTGCGCGTGCATCACCTTGACCACGACGAGCCGCCCCGACCCCGAACGGGCCAGATACGCACGGCCCATGCCACCCGCCCCGAGCAGCGCGAGCGTCCGGTACTCCCCGAACTCGAACCGGCCCATCGGCCCCCCTGCCTGTACGCCCCGCGCGCCGATGATTCATGCGACGTCTGTACGGCGCCAGAGGTTCCCGGGAATCCGAACCGCGCAACGGACGGATCCGGCGGCGGTACGTCGCGTAGGCGCAGAGGCGGGCACAGGGGGAGAGGGAGGGAGGGGGCCGCGACGTACTCGCTGGCCATCACGCCCGATGCGCCTGCGGCCCCCGCCCAGAGGGACGGCGCCAGTCGGGTGCGGGCCGCGGGCCCCGGCGTGCGTACTGGTGGCGGTTGCGGAAGTGCGTGCGCGGCAAGAACCTGTGCCATGGCGGAAAGGTTCCGCGTCCGGGTGAGTTGAAGCCGGTCCGCTGTCCTGCCGGTCCTGATAGTCCCGGCGGTGGTGCGACTGGGATCCACCAGAAACTGGTCAAACGGTATAGACGCCCGGGTTGCCCTCTGGTCGTCCTACCTATCTCCCCAATGACCCTCATTGCTCGTCCCGTTGACAGTGCGGCGACTCCCCTCGATCATCAGACATCCGATGATTTGGAGCCGCTCATGGGTACGTATCCAAGACGTCAGGTCCTGGGCGCCGCGGCGGGAGTCGCCGCCACCGCAGCCGTTCCCCTCACCTCAGCCACCGCCGCACACGCCGCCGAACCACTCGCCCCACTCGCCGAGCGCGCCGGGCCGTGGGCTCCCGTCCCCGACCCCGTCCCAGTCCCGCTCGACTCCCTCTACGACAACGACGGCATCGACACCGCCTCCGCACGGGGCGGCGACTTCGACGGCTCGGGCTACACGTTCCCGGGCGAGGAACTTCCCACGGGCCGTGTCGAAGTCGATGGCGTGCCCTTCGTCTTCCCGGCCTCGGATGCCGACGCGAAGAACAATGTCGTCGCACTCGGACAGCGCGTAGAACTGCCCGAAGGCCGCTACCTCTCGGCCGTCTTCCTCGCCGCGGGCAGCTATGGCAACGCCTCCGGCAAAGCCACGGTCCACTACGCGGACGGTTCGACCACGACCGCCACCCTCGGCGGATCCGACTGGTACTCCGCGGGCGGATCCCTGTCGGTGCCGTACCGCTACGGACCGGACGGCACCAAGGACGAACACCGCGTAGGGATCGGCACGTCCGAGCTGTGGCTCGACCCGCAGCGCGACGCCGTAGCCATCACGCTCCCGGTAACCAACCCGGCGCAGGCGAACAAGGCGTCGCTCCACCTGTTCGCGCTGTCCCTCCAACCTGCCGCTCAGGGACGCGCGCTGGCCCTGCGCGGGGCCCGGTCCACGAACTCGCTGCTGGAGTCGTCCGGCGCCCAGAGCATCGAAGCCACCGTCGTCAACGCGGGGACAGTCTCCGTCCTGGCCGCGGACGGCGTGTCGGTGGGCGTCGAGGTTCCGGGAGCCCGCACCGTCGAGGCCGCACGTGTCCGCCGCCTGGACCCCGGTGAGCAGGCACGCGTACGCGTGGGCATCCGCAACCGTGCGGGCACAGCCGCCGGCACGGTCCGCGACGGCTCGGTGACCGTCACCGGACGAGGAACCCAAGTCGCCGCGCAGAAAGGCCGGTTGACCCTCGGCGTCGCCGACTACCAGCCCACTGTGTCTTCTCTCTCCGGCCACCAGGCGCCGTACTGGTTCCAGGGCGCCAAGTTCGGCATCTTCATCCACTGGGGCGTCTACTCGGTGCCCGCCTGGTCGCCCGTCGGAAAGCAGTACGCCGAGTGGTACTGGAACCACATGCAGGACCCCGGGAACGCAGTCTTCGCGTACCACCGCGAAAAGTACGGCGAGGACTTCGCCTACGACGACTTCATCCCGATGTTCACGGCGGAGAAGTTCGATCCGCGTGCCTGGGTCGAACTGTTCCGGGACGCGGGCGCGGAGTACCACGTGCTGACCTCGAAGCACCACGAAGGCTTCGCCCTGTGGGACACGAAGGTCTCCGGCCGCAACTCCGTGAAGATGGGCCCGAAACGGGACCTCATCAAGGAACTCTTCGATGCGTCCCGCCGCTACACACCCGAACTCCACCGCGGGCTCTACTTCTCCATGCCCGAATGGTTCAACCCGGACAACCCCTGGATGGGTCACGCCCCGCGCAATCCGTACACCCAGGAGCCGTTGCCCTACACGGGTTACACCGGGAACAAGGACTTCGTGAAGGACTACCAGGCCCCGCAGATGCTGGAGCTGATCCAGGGCTACGACCCGGAGCTCATCTGGTGCGACATCGGCGGTGCCAACGACAGCCTCCATGTACTGGCCGAGTACTTCAACCAGGCGAAGAACCGGGCCCGGCCCATCGAGGTCACCGTCAACGACCGGGCCGGCATTGCCTTCCACGACTTCACGACGCCCGAATACACGACGTACGACAACACGGTCGTCGCCAAGTGGGAGTCCAGCCGAGGCCTGGACCCGTTCAGTTACGGCTACAACCAGGCGACTCCGGACGACGCCTACATGACGACCGAGGAAGTGGTACACAGCCTCGTCGACATCGTCTCCAAGAACGGAAACTTCCTCCTCGACATCGGCCCGCGTGCCGACGGCACCATCCCCGAGATCATGCAGACCCGTCTGCGCGAGACAGGCCGCTGGCTGCGCACCAACGGAGAGGCGATCTACGACACCACGTACTGGTCCCGGATGGCCGAACTGGGCGAGGACCTGCGGTTCACCGTCCGCCCGGACGAGGCCTTCTACATCCACTCCCTGGCCAAGCCGGGCGCCAAACTCACCGTCGAAGCACCGATCCCGATCCGCAGCGGTGACAAGGTGACGATGCTCGGCCACGGCCGACCCCTGACCTGGACCCTCAGCAACGGGGCGCTGGTGATCGACGTCCCCGAAGCCGCGCGCAAGGCAGGGCAGCACGCGTGGGTCTTCAAAGTGCACTGGCGCGCCTGAGACTCGAGGAACACCCTGAGCACGACCGGTGGTCGCGACGGCATGACTCCGCTCGCGACACCGGTCGTCCGGCAGCCCCGCAGCGCGGACTGCGGTCGGCTTGCCCGGTGGGCGGGACGAGGATCTCGTCGGCGTCGACCGCTTCCGTGTCCTTGCCCGTGGCACTGCCCTGTCGCAGCCGCGACAGGTTAAACGGCATCGCTGGGCATGCCAGGTGACTGGGCGATCTCATGTTCGGCGGCTTCGATGATGGCCAGTACGGCGGCCGCCGCGGCCGCGGGATCGCGGGCCTCGACGGCTTGCACGATGGCGCGGTGACCCGGCAGCGAGGCTTCCACCGCGCCGGGGGTCTGGGTGCTGACGAGGAAGCTGTGTTCCAGCGCGATGTCGACAGCGCGGCCCAGTGAGCCGAGGAGACGGTTGCCGCTGGCGTCGAGCAGGGCCCGGTGGAAGGCGATGTCGGCCTCGACGTAGCCGCTGCGGCCGGGTTCCGCCGCCGCGGCCTCCATGGCCGCCAGGCAGTCGTACAGGACTCGTACATCGTCGGGGCCGGCCCGGCCGGCAGCGAGCCGGGCCGCCTCGGGCTCGACGATCCGGCGCAGTTCACCGGTGTCGCGGAGCAGAGTCGCGGCGTCCCCGGCCTGTTTCCAGCGCAGCACGTCACGGTCCAGGTGGTTCCAGTGCTCCGGGGGCAGCACGCGCGTGCCGGTGCGCGGGCGTACGTGCAGCATCCCCTTGGCCACCAGTGCCTTGACCGCTTCCCGCACCACCCCTCGGCTGACGCCGATCTCGGCCGCGAGCGCGTCCTCGACCGGCAACGCATCCCCGGGCTCCCACGCACCACCCACGATGCGTCGCCCGAGCCCGTCGACCACGCGCTGATGTGTGGTCAGGAAGTGCACCACGATCTCTGCTCACCCCCTGGACGTCATTCATCGAATCATTTAATGATTGTGGTACAGGGTACGGCCTGCGGGTCCTCACCCGACAACGCCCCATCGCGAAGCGGACGACGCCAGAGCCACGGGAGTGACTGCATGACCGACGGTCAGAAGACGAGCCGCCGCAGCCAGGCATGGTTCGGCGCACGGGGCCGCAGCGGGATGGTGTACCGCTCCTGGATGCGCAACCAGGGATTCGGGCACGAGGTGTTCGACGGGCGTCCCGTCATCGGTATCGCGACCAGTGCCTCCGAACTCGCCCCGTGCAACGCCCATCTGACACGCGTCGCCGAGGCCGTCAAGCGCGGCGTGTGGCAGGCGGGCGGCCTACCGCTCCAGTTCCCCACCATGGCCACCGGCGAGACCCTGATGCGCCCCACCGCCATGCTGTACCGCAACCTCATGGCCATGGAGGTCGAGGAGCTGATCCGGGCCAATCCGCTCGACGGTGTCGTGCTGCTGTCCGGCTGCGACAAGACGACCCCCGCCATGCTCATGGGCGCTGCCAGCGTCGACCTGCCCGCCGTCATGGTCACCGGCGGGCCGATGCTCAACGGCAAGTACCGGGGCCAGGACGTGGGATCCGGCACCCACGTGTGGAAGTTCGAGGAGGACCTGAAGACCGGCCGGATGACCGAGGAGGAGTGCTTCTTCGCGGAAGGGTGCATGGCCCGTTCCAACGGGCACTGCATGACGATGGGAACCGCCTCGACGATGGCCTGCGTGGCCGAGGCGCTCGGCATGCAACTGCCGGGCTCGGCGGCCTGGCCCGCGGTCGACTCCCGGCGGATGGAAGTCGCGCAGGCGGCGGGGCAGCGCATCGTAGCGATGGTGGGGGAGGAGCTGCGCCCCTCGCAGATCCTGACCCGGGAGGCGTTCGAGAACGCCATCCGGGTCAACGCGGCCATCGGCGGCTCCACGAACGCCATCATCCATCTCACCGCCATCGCCGGACGCGTCGGCGTCGAGCTGAGCCTGAAGGACTTCGACGACCTGGTCCGCACGGTGCCGACCCTGGTCAACCTGATGCCCAGCGGCACGTACCTCATGGAGGACTTCTGCTACGCGGGCGGTCTGCCCGCCGTCCTGGCCGAGCTGCTCGGCGGCGAGATGCTGCACGGCGAACAGATCACGGTCACCGGACGCACCATCGCCGAGAACACCGAGAATGCCGAACGCGTCGACTCCGACGTCATCACCGGCCTCGACGCCCCCTTCCAGCCGGCCGGCACCGGTATCGCCGTCCTCCGCGGCAACCTGTGCCCGGACGGCGCTGTGATCAAGCAGTCCGCCGCGTCACCGCACCTGCTCACCCACCGCGGCCCCGCGCGTGTCTTCGATTCCCCCGAGGCCTATCACGAGGTGGTCGACGACCCGGAACTCGACATCGACGAGAACACCGTCATCGTCATCCGCAACGCCGGCCCCAAGGGCTACCCCGGCATGCCCGAGGTCGCCAACGTCCCGCTGCCCGCCAAGCTGCTGAAGGCCGGCGTCAAGGACATGGTGCGCGTCTGCGACGGCCGGATGAGTGGCACCGGGTACGGGACAGTGGTCCTGCACATAGCGCCCGAGGCCGCGGTCGGCGGACCTCTCGCCCTGGTGCACGACGGGGACCCGGTCGTCCTCGACGTCCCGAACCGCTCCCTGCACCTGGACGTGGACGACGCCGAGCTCACACGACGCCGGCAGACATGGAAGGCACCCGCTGAGCGGCACACCAGCGGCTACGCCTGGCTTTACACCCAGAACGTGGAACAGGCCGATCAGGGCGCCGACTTCGGTTTCCTGCGCGGAAGCCGTGGACACGAGGTCCCCCGCGACTCCCACTGAGTCCCAGGTGACCGCACCCCCTCGAACCCAGGAGAGCATCGATCGTGGAATCGGCAGCAGCGCGCCCTCGCCCGGTCCTTACAGCCGGCTCCGTCCTGCCGGCGGACGCCGACCGAGCCGCCCTCGTCGCGCGCGTCCACAACCCGGAATGGGACGGACCGTGTGTGGCGGCGGTCCGCGGCGAGCAGGTCGTCGACCTGACGGCCATCGCACCCACCGTCTCCGACCTCATGGAACGCGACGACGCGGCAACAGTCGTCCGCGAGGCCGACGGCGGACACGTCTGGCGCCTGGACGAACTGCTCGACGCACCGGCCGACCGCCGTGACGTTCCGCATCTGCTCGCCCCCATCGACCTGCAAGTGATCAAGGCCGCGGGCGTCACCTTCGCCCGGAGTCTGCTGGAACGCGTCATCGAAGAGCGCACGGGCGGCGATCCGGCGCAGGCCGCGCGGATACGGGCCCGCGTCGGGCAGATGGTGGGTGGCACGCTCGACGGCATCCGTCCCGGATCACCGGAAGCCGACAAGGCCAAGGAACTGCTCGTCTCCGAAGGACTGTGGTCGCAGTACCTGGAGGTCGGGATCGGGCCGGACCCGGAAGTGTTCAC from Streptomyces sp. NBC_00258 includes:
- a CDS encoding IlvD/Edd family dehydratase, with amino-acid sequence MTDGQKTSRRSQAWFGARGRSGMVYRSWMRNQGFGHEVFDGRPVIGIATSASELAPCNAHLTRVAEAVKRGVWQAGGLPLQFPTMATGETLMRPTAMLYRNLMAMEVEELIRANPLDGVVLLSGCDKTTPAMLMGAASVDLPAVMVTGGPMLNGKYRGQDVGSGTHVWKFEEDLKTGRMTEEECFFAEGCMARSNGHCMTMGTASTMACVAEALGMQLPGSAAWPAVDSRRMEVAQAAGQRIVAMVGEELRPSQILTREAFENAIRVNAAIGGSTNAIIHLTAIAGRVGVELSLKDFDDLVRTVPTLVNLMPSGTYLMEDFCYAGGLPAVLAELLGGEMLHGEQITVTGRTIAENTENAERVDSDVITGLDAPFQPAGTGIAVLRGNLCPDGAVIKQSAASPHLLTHRGPARVFDSPEAYHEVVDDPELDIDENTVIVIRNAGPKGYPGMPEVANVPLPAKLLKAGVKDMVRVCDGRMSGTGYGTVVLHIAPEAAVGGPLALVHDGDPVVLDVPNRSLHLDVDDAELTRRRQTWKAPAERHTSGYAWLYTQNVEQADQGADFGFLRGSRGHEVPRDSH
- a CDS encoding FadR/GntR family transcriptional regulator, translated to MVVHFLTTHQRVVDGLGRRIVGGAWEPGDALPVEDALAAEIGVSRGVVREAVKALVAKGMLHVRPRTGTRVLPPEHWNHLDRDVLRWKQAGDAATLLRDTGELRRIVEPEAARLAAGRAGPDDVRVLYDCLAAMEAAAAEPGRSGYVEADIAFHRALLDASGNRLLGSLGRAVDIALEHSFLVSTQTPGAVEASLPGHRAIVQAVEARDPAAAAAAVLAIIEAAEHEIAQSPGMPSDAV
- a CDS encoding protein kinase domain-containing protein; its protein translation is MGRFEFGEYRTLALLGAGGMGRAYLARSGSGRLVVVKVMHAHLAAEPLFRERLRREVQAARAVTGPFTAAVLDAAPQAPLPWLAVEYCAGPTLSEAVAGCGPLASDDLASLGAALAEALTAIHAAGLAHRDLKPANVLVTGQGPRVIDFGIAKALGDGPASAPSDEALTGSGEMLGSTGFMAPEQMTYATEPAAACDVFALGALLALAATGRRPHGGGTTPQIVYRTLHEEPDLAGVPDGEWGAFLTRCLSKRPDGRPTAAEALDWCAARAGERPWWERPEVTALIDGHEEAVARRIAVSADADGEGATRVGPPPAPAGPSRRRVFAWAGAAVTAAAGVTAAVALLGDEPGTRRQPVTSSWRTGTPLWTREVGDLEYGGALTRTADALYVRLDGTARRLDPNTGAVAWEFEGAADVLPSGKTVYVTYSRSGSSSPEVVALDAANGTERWRTGALESNPYRPYGFYSPDGPSTLLAVTRRTACLVTFAEYDTSWARRTNQGQRWRAYGFDLPTGAPLWFRSGTAAQVTALNAAGGRFALASAAATFGPLYVLHERTGEEESSIPDGSATPEVHPGARGTRYYTTRTSVRRVNLATGKASWTRPLEEARVVSPAGDELVVASTADGLSALDAADGDRRWWRDDVRALTTPDGHPLADATAIYATGPRPGVSATSAGVSTWGIHVLAAATGRLRWAVPVDGLTTMSYAAAGDGLIHVCTSTTLQTFRGP
- a CDS encoding protein kinase domain-containing protein, which translates into the protein MTTALHPEDPRQLGRHHLIARLGAGGMGQVYLARSPGGRLTAVKTIHEHLAADPHYRERFRREATAARRVTGAYTAPVLDADPDALLPWLATTFLPGVTLSRAVAKTGPLSAPAVCALAAALAEALRDIHAAGLVHRDLKPSNILVTRDGPRVIDFGIARAQDDRALTETGGMIGTPGYMSPEQILDGPTVTAATDIFALGAVLTFAATGRNAFGAASVPALLYQIVHEEPELDDVPVELGLKDLIDACLDKSPDNRPDASAIIHRLVTPAPSAWWREEPLRSLVADAEVTPHPRPEPMPAPTVLLPGPAPSRRGELSRRAALAAGSAALVGLFGYAVAQGGGADDQDDDPDAWKVTGGTAARGAIRWRLSAGAGRVDALLSTPAGLVLHGLEGTITSAGSTQLRTASTGGLRWTAETHGDVPDDWGVTDDGLLLAGGIGLAPTATSTGKTLSKAAMPESTQQWYALAGTVMVIREMDVLRAVSLTSGTELWRREQLTEWRRPAVVGDALLLTDEVAHPTCVDAREGQELWTYRELSKGDTVTAVGALPPDRFALLTEKGTLHVIDARSGDRTAARALKTEIARGATALARTGTAGLLLTGSTLHGFGLDDARLTWSTPAVGLDACWTRLPGGVHVPVVADGLLLHWKDGHTLTALDPRTGQSHGRAKQFEDTGPAQCPPAVAPDGTTVYAAAGRACAALRTTAKDLTETHTRTAPAPVTSLTADTRGWYACAGRKTVIAVNG
- a CDS encoding alpha-L-fucosidase; amino-acid sequence: MGTYPRRQVLGAAAGVAATAAVPLTSATAAHAAEPLAPLAERAGPWAPVPDPVPVPLDSLYDNDGIDTASARGGDFDGSGYTFPGEELPTGRVEVDGVPFVFPASDADAKNNVVALGQRVELPEGRYLSAVFLAAGSYGNASGKATVHYADGSTTTATLGGSDWYSAGGSLSVPYRYGPDGTKDEHRVGIGTSELWLDPQRDAVAITLPVTNPAQANKASLHLFALSLQPAAQGRALALRGARSTNSLLESSGAQSIEATVVNAGTVSVLAADGVSVGVEVPGARTVEAARVRRLDPGEQARVRVGIRNRAGTAAGTVRDGSVTVTGRGTQVAAQKGRLTLGVADYQPTVSSLSGHQAPYWFQGAKFGIFIHWGVYSVPAWSPVGKQYAEWYWNHMQDPGNAVFAYHREKYGEDFAYDDFIPMFTAEKFDPRAWVELFRDAGAEYHVLTSKHHEGFALWDTKVSGRNSVKMGPKRDLIKELFDASRRYTPELHRGLYFSMPEWFNPDNPWMGHAPRNPYTQEPLPYTGYTGNKDFVKDYQAPQMLELIQGYDPELIWCDIGGANDSLHVLAEYFNQAKNRARPIEVTVNDRAGIAFHDFTTPEYTTYDNTVVAKWESSRGLDPFSYGYNQATPDDAYMTTEEVVHSLVDIVSKNGNFLLDIGPRADGTIPEIMQTRLRETGRWLRTNGEAIYDTTYWSRMAELGEDLRFTVRPDEAFYIHSLAKPGAKLTVEAPIPIRSGDKVTMLGHGRPLTWTLSNGALVIDVPEAARKAGQHAWVFKVHWRA
- a CDS encoding NADPH-dependent F420 reductase; the protein is MKIGILGTGNIGKTLTRRLSAAGHEVKAANSRGPETIEADVLASGGRAVTAAEAVVDVDAVILSIPFARISQVAPLIAKVPADTVVIDTSNYFPHRGNGIAAIEAGQAESVWAAKALGRPVVKAWNSIGAESFVHRNKAAGSADRISLPVAADSPRERDLAMALVEDTGFDAFDAGPLAESWRQQPGTPAYCTDLTRQELPDALAAADAARSPKRRDLGLAVIQERFGAGVQPDAEYLVRLNRAISM